The Aureispira anguillae genome contains a region encoding:
- a CDS encoding GNAT family N-acetyltransferase, translating to MKIEKAIKHDSNDLTELTIRSKSHWNYSKDQIEKWRDALTISETYILEKEVYKLMNGNDLIGYYSYCEINDRGVKLENLFIEPKFIGKGFGKMLMVDFLQRIRKTKFEKILLDADPNAEKFYEQFEFKTIGQLKTSIKNRFLPIMELKIKPANNKGEGAINKNIK from the coding sequence ATGAAAATTGAAAAAGCTATAAAACATGACTCAAATGATTTAACGGAATTAACTATTCGGTCAAAATCCCATTGGAATTATAGTAAAGACCAAATTGAGAAATGGCGAGATGCTTTAACAATTTCAGAAACTTACATTCTTGAGAAAGAAGTTTATAAACTCATGAATGGAAATGATTTAATTGGCTATTACTCATACTGTGAAATAAATGATCGGGGCGTGAAATTGGAGAATTTATTTATTGAGCCTAAATTTATCGGAAAAGGATTCGGCAAAATGCTAATGGTTGACTTTTTACAGCGGATTCGAAAGACCAAATTTGAAAAAATTCTTTTAGATGCTGATCCGAATGCAGAAAAGTTCTATGAACAATTTGAATTTAAGACAATTGGACAGTTAAAAACTTCAATTAAAAATAGATTTCTACCAATCATGGAACTAAAAATAAAGCCAGCTAACAACAAGGGGGAGGGGGCTATCAATAAAAATATAAAGTAA
- the fahA gene encoding fumarylacetoacetase, translating into MLKANNPALSSWIAVSADSDFPIQNIPFGVFKTAEKAPRLATIIGDTLIDLAELSKAGYFSALDIDTAVFSQTYINDFMALGKATTRAVRNRISDLFESNNTELAGDTQALAAILHNIKEVEMLMPVQVGDYTDFYSSREHATNVGTMFRDPDNALLPNWLHLPVGYHGRASSIVVSGTEIHRPKGQQRPDDSQPPVYGPCKLLDFELEMAFVIGQSTKMGQSISTAEAEDYIFGLTLFNDWSARDIQKWEYIPLGPFLAKNFASTVSPWIVTLDALEAFRTEGYEQDPEVLPYLKYEGNNNYDINLQVAIQPEGGAPHVVCNSNFKHMYWTMTQQLAHHTVNGCNVNVGDMCASGTISGPTPDSYGSMLEISWRGTKPVEMPDGTQRRFINDGDTVIMKGWGEANGVRIGFGDCSGKLLPAL; encoded by the coding sequence ATGTTAAAAGCAAATAATCCAGCATTAAGTTCTTGGATTGCTGTATCAGCAGACAGCGATTTCCCAATTCAAAATATCCCATTTGGTGTGTTCAAAACAGCGGAAAAAGCACCAAGATTAGCCACAATCATTGGCGATACACTAATTGATTTGGCAGAATTGTCAAAGGCGGGCTACTTTTCTGCTTTAGACATAGATACTGCTGTTTTTAGCCAAACTTATATTAATGATTTTATGGCATTGGGAAAAGCTACGACAAGAGCTGTTCGCAATAGAATTTCTGATTTATTTGAAAGCAACAACACCGAATTGGCGGGTGATACACAAGCCTTGGCAGCCATTCTGCACAACATAAAAGAAGTAGAGATGTTAATGCCTGTTCAAGTAGGGGATTACACGGATTTTTATTCTAGTAGAGAACATGCTACTAATGTTGGTACCATGTTTAGAGATCCTGATAATGCTTTGTTGCCAAACTGGTTGCATTTGCCTGTTGGTTATCATGGACGTGCATCTTCAATTGTTGTTTCTGGAACAGAAATTCATCGCCCCAAGGGACAGCAGCGCCCAGACGATAGCCAACCACCAGTATATGGCCCTTGTAAGTTGTTAGATTTTGAGTTAGAAATGGCCTTTGTGATTGGTCAATCTACCAAAATGGGACAAAGTATATCGACAGCAGAAGCAGAAGATTATATTTTTGGCTTGACTTTATTTAATGATTGGTCGGCTCGTGATATTCAAAAGTGGGAATACATTCCTTTAGGACCTTTTTTGGCAAAGAACTTTGCTTCAACAGTATCTCCTTGGATTGTTACCTTAGATGCTTTGGAAGCTTTCCGCACAGAAGGGTATGAGCAAGATCCTGAAGTATTGCCTTACTTAAAATACGAGGGCAACAATAATTACGATATTAACTTGCAGGTTGCTATTCAGCCAGAAGGCGGAGCTCCTCATGTTGTGTGCAACTCTAATTTTAAGCACATGTATTGGACCATGACACAGCAATTGGCTCATCATACGGTAAATGGTTGTAATGTCAATGTAGGGGATATGTGTGCATCTGGAACTATTTCTGGACCAACACCAGATAGTTATGGTTCTATGCTAGAGATCTCATGGAGAGGAACCAAACCTGTTGAAATGCCTGATGGAACACAGCGTAGATTTATTAACGATGGCGATACGGTGATTATGAAAGGTTGGGGAGAAGCAAATGGTGTTCGTATTGGTTTTGGAGACTGCTCTGGTAAACTATTACCTGCATTATAA
- a CDS encoding lysylphosphatidylglycerol synthase transmembrane domain-containing protein, giving the protein MKSVIKFLAFLAVGLAILYFVYVNQAAGYQLECQCKTGQACEVTLLQKIMNDFKGTNPFWLVMILLAFMVSNISRALRWNQLIEPLGYQPKIFNTFFATMVGYMVNLALPRAGEIAKPATVTQYEKIPLEKLVGTIVVDRAFDVMMLLLVTGLTFLTQFNHLYNFLFGAGKPSAECLHPIAETTTSAGFPWLLVLQIMVGCGILVALVILIKWKTIKETAIAKKIIALINNFIAGVKTVSQLKNPLMFFVHTMIIWLMYYLMLYLCFFAYGPTMGLSPLAALLAFTFGTFGMVIPSPGGMGTYQIAVTAALVIYGIAEADAFAFSNIMFFTITIFGNVFFGLLAYIVLPIYNRGYEPVLPENH; this is encoded by the coding sequence TTGAAATCAGTAATAAAGTTTTTAGCTTTTTTGGCAGTAGGTCTTGCTATCTTATATTTTGTTTACGTTAACCAAGCAGCAGGCTATCAGTTGGAATGCCAATGCAAAACGGGGCAGGCTTGTGAAGTTACCTTACTTCAAAAGATTATGAATGACTTTAAGGGAACCAATCCTTTTTGGCTAGTAATGATTTTATTGGCTTTTATGGTAAGCAATATCAGCCGTGCATTGCGCTGGAATCAATTAATTGAACCGCTTGGCTATCAACCTAAAATCTTTAATACATTTTTTGCAACGATGGTAGGATATATGGTCAATCTAGCCTTGCCACGTGCTGGCGAAATTGCCAAACCTGCAACAGTGACTCAATATGAAAAAATCCCATTAGAAAAATTAGTAGGGACTATTGTTGTTGATCGAGCATTTGATGTTATGATGCTGTTATTGGTTACAGGATTAACATTTTTGACGCAGTTCAATCATTTGTACAACTTCTTGTTTGGAGCGGGCAAACCTTCGGCAGAATGCCTGCATCCTATTGCAGAAACAACAACATCGGCGGGATTTCCTTGGTTGCTTGTATTGCAAATTATGGTTGGTTGTGGAATTTTGGTGGCTCTTGTTATTCTAATAAAATGGAAAACAATAAAAGAAACAGCTATTGCTAAAAAAATTATTGCTTTAATTAACAACTTTATTGCTGGAGTAAAAACGGTATCTCAACTCAAAAACCCGTTGATGTTCTTTGTACACACCATGATTATTTGGTTAATGTACTATCTGATGTTATACCTTTGTTTCTTTGCCTATGGACCAACCATGGGATTATCGCCTTTGGCAGCCTTGTTGGCGTTTACATTTGGTACTTTCGGAATGGTTATTCCATCTCCTGGAGGTATGGGAACATATCAGATCGCCGTTACGGCTGCACTTGTAATTTACGGAATTGCAGAGGCCGATGCCTTTGCGTTTTCTAATATTATGTTTTTTACAATTACCATATTCGGAAATGTATTCTTTGGCTTATTAGCCTATATTGTATTACCTATTTATAACAGAGGTTATGAGCCCGTTCTTCCAGAAAATCACTAA
- the rfaE2 gene encoding D-glycero-beta-D-manno-heptose 1-phosphate adenylyltransferase: MSPFFQKITNKIQDWADAKTTVEAWQQQNEQVVFTNGCFDLIHYGHLFYLAEAASLGQKLVVALNSEQSIGRLKGEHRPIKDSLSRLHLMASLQFVDLVVEFSQNTPLELITALQPDILVKGGDWAPHEIIGSEVVLAKGGRVQCLTFVEGFSTTQLEQKIIRNYNK; this comes from the coding sequence ATGAGCCCGTTCTTCCAGAAAATCACTAATAAAATCCAAGATTGGGCAGATGCCAAAACAACTGTTGAGGCTTGGCAGCAACAAAATGAACAAGTCGTATTTACCAATGGTTGTTTTGATTTAATTCATTATGGGCATTTATTTTATTTAGCGGAGGCTGCCTCTTTGGGGCAAAAACTGGTGGTCGCTCTCAACTCAGAGCAATCGATTGGTCGCTTAAAGGGAGAACACCGCCCCATTAAAGATAGTCTTAGCCGTTTACATTTGATGGCGAGCCTTCAATTTGTCGATTTAGTTGTAGAATTTAGCCAAAATACTCCTTTAGAACTAATTACAGCACTCCAACCTGATATTCTCGTAAAAGGAGGAGATTGGGCACCCCATGAAATTATAGGAAGCGAGGTTGTTTTAGCAAAGGGGGGGCGTGTACAGTGCTTGACTTTTGTAGAAGGATTTTCTACCACCCAATTAGAACAAAAAATTATTAGGAATTACAACAAATAA